A region of Saccharococcus thermophilus DNA encodes the following proteins:
- the tkt gene encoding transketolase has product MPHTIEELAITTIRTLSIDAIEKAKSGHPGMPMGAAPMAYTLWTKFMNHNPSNPKWFNRDRFVLSAGHGSMLLYSLLHLSGYDVSMEDIQQFRQWGSKTPGHPEYGHTPGVEATTGPLGQGIAMAVGMAMAERHLAATYNREGFEIVNHYTYAICGDGDLMEGVASEAASLAGHLKLGRLIVLYDSNDISLDGELNLSFSESVEQRFKAYGWQYLRVEDGNNIEEIAKALEEAKADTTRPTLIEVKTTIGYGSPNKAGTSNVHGAPLGTEELKLTKEAYKWTFEEDFYVPQEVYDHFREVVKEAGEKKEAEWNELFAAYEKAYPDLANQLKLAIDGKLPEGWEKSLPVYEAGKSLATRASSGEVINAIAKAVPQLFGGSADLASSNKTLMKGAGNFLPESYDGRNIWFGVREFAMGAALNGMALHGGLKVFGGTFFVFSDYLRPAIRLAALMGLPVTYVLTHDSIAVGEDGPTHEPIEHLPSLRAMPNLSVIRPADANETAAAWRLALEATDHPTALVLTRQNVPTLPNTAERAYEGVKKGAYVVAEAKNGQPEALLLASGSEVSLAVKAQEALAEEGIHVSVISMPSWDRFEKQSADYKEQVLPRAVKKRLAIEMAASLGWDRYVGEEGDILAIDRFGASAPGEKIMEEYGFTVENVVKRVKALLGK; this is encoded by the coding sequence ATGCCGCATACGATCGAGGAACTAGCGATTACGACGATCCGCACTTTATCCATCGACGCGATCGAAAAGGCGAAATCCGGGCATCCGGGAATGCCGATGGGCGCCGCGCCGATGGCGTATACGCTGTGGACGAAATTTATGAACCATAATCCGAGCAACCCGAAATGGTTTAACCGCGACCGCTTTGTTTTATCAGCGGGCCATGGCTCGATGTTGCTATATAGCTTGCTTCATTTAAGCGGTTATGATGTTTCCATGGAAGATATTCAACAATTCCGCCAATGGGGTAGCAAAACGCCTGGACATCCGGAATACGGGCATACGCCGGGAGTGGAAGCAACGACCGGTCCACTTGGCCAAGGAATTGCGATGGCCGTTGGCATGGCGATGGCGGAACGTCATTTGGCAGCTACATATAACCGTGAAGGATTTGAAATTGTAAACCATTACACATATGCAATTTGCGGCGACGGCGATCTAATGGAAGGTGTCGCTTCCGAAGCGGCGTCGTTAGCGGGGCATTTAAAACTTGGCCGCTTGATTGTTCTGTATGATTCGAACGATATTTCGCTTGACGGCGAATTAAACCTTTCCTTCTCTGAAAGCGTAGAACAACGCTTTAAAGCATACGGCTGGCAATATTTGCGCGTCGAAGACGGCAATAATATCGAAGAAATTGCAAAAGCGCTGGAAGAAGCGAAAGCAGATACGACCCGTCCGACGCTGATTGAAGTGAAAACGACCATTGGCTACGGTTCACCAAACAAAGCCGGAACGTCTAACGTACATGGTGCTCCGCTTGGGACGGAAGAGTTGAAACTTACGAAAGAAGCGTATAAATGGACGTTTGAAGAAGATTTTTACGTTCCGCAAGAAGTATACGACCATTTCCGCGAGGTGGTCAAAGAAGCAGGCGAGAAAAAAGAAGCGGAGTGGAACGAGCTGTTTGCCGCGTATGAGAAAGCATATCCGGATTTAGCGAACCAATTGAAATTGGCGATCGATGGCAAACTTCCGGAAGGATGGGAAAAATCGCTCCCAGTGTATGAAGCAGGGAAAAGCTTGGCAACGCGCGCCTCTTCCGGAGAAGTGATCAACGCGATTGCAAAAGCGGTTCCACAACTATTTGGCGGTTCGGCGGACCTCGCAAGCTCCAACAAAACATTAATGAAAGGCGCGGGCAACTTTTTGCCGGAAAGCTATGACGGCCGCAACATTTGGTTTGGCGTTCGCGAATTCGCGATGGGCGCGGCTTTAAACGGAATGGCGCTGCACGGTGGTCTGAAAGTATTCGGTGGTACGTTCTTTGTGTTCTCCGATTACTTGCGTCCGGCCATCCGTCTCGCTGCTTTAATGGGCTTGCCGGTTACGTACGTGCTGACGCATGACAGCATTGCCGTCGGTGAAGACGGTCCGACGCACGAACCGATCGAGCACCTTCCATCGTTAAGAGCAATGCCGAATTTATCGGTCATTCGTCCGGCTGATGCGAATGAGACGGCGGCAGCATGGCGGCTGGCCTTGGAAGCAACCGATCATCCTACCGCACTGGTGTTGACGCGGCAAAACGTACCGACACTGCCGAATACGGCAGAGCGGGCGTATGAAGGAGTGAAAAAAGGTGCATATGTGGTAGCGGAGGCGAAAAATGGCCAGCCAGAAGCGTTGCTGCTCGCATCCGGATCGGAAGTAAGCCTTGCCGTCAAAGCGCAAGAAGCATTGGCCGAAGAAGGCATTCACGTTTCCGTCATCAGCATGCCTTCTTGGGATCGCTTTGAAAAGCAATCTGCTGACTATAAAGAACAAGTGCTGCCACGCGCTGTGAAAAAACGGTTGGCGATTGAAATGGCCGCGTCGCTCGGCTGGGATCGCTACGTCGGCGAAGAAGGCGATATTTTAGCGATTGACCGCTTCGGCGCTTCGGCACCAGGAGAGAAAATTATGGAAGAGTACGGATTTACGGTGGAGAACGTCGTAAAACGGGTCAAAGCATTGCTTGGGAAATAA
- the sirA gene encoding sporulation inhibitor of replication protein SirA, giving the protein MVRYWIYLLNEEVASYYRNRTEKIVELLREHQCAKAPLKSICRKQVEFITERLSFSRLELGLKQYFAGSVNKNLERNMFILRNEIGDEALLIVQKRRLLLVTDSQSIASDICHALAQVSPSFLAVDADFDDYGWLTNSTGGRKFA; this is encoded by the coding sequence ATGGTACGTTATTGGATTTATTTGCTAAATGAAGAAGTGGCAAGCTATTACCGCAATCGAACGGAAAAGATTGTCGAACTATTGCGTGAGCACCAATGCGCCAAAGCACCGTTAAAAAGCATTTGCCGAAAACAAGTGGAATTTATTACCGAGCGGTTATCGTTTTCCAGATTGGAATTAGGATTGAAACAATATTTTGCGGGCAGCGTCAATAAAAATTTAGAACGAAATATGTTTATATTGCGAAACGAAATCGGGGATGAAGCGCTGCTGATCGTGCAAAAGCGCCGTCTGCTTCTTGTCACCGACAGCCAATCGATTGCCAGCGACATTTGCCACGCGCTTGCGCAAGTATCTCCTTCATTTTTAGCGGTCGACGCCGATTTTGACGACTACGGATGGCTTACCAATTCGACAGGCGGAAGAAAATTTGCGTAA
- a CDS encoding YneF family protein — MWTTILVGILALIAGTALGFFIARKTMMNYLKKNPPINEQMIRMMMMQMGMTPSQKKINQMMKMMNNHLK, encoded by the coding sequence ATGTGGACAACGATTCTCGTTGGCATTCTAGCGCTTATTGCCGGAACGGCGCTAGGATTTTTCATTGCCCGCAAAACGATGATGAACTATTTAAAGAAAAATCCGCCAATTAATGAGCAAATGATCCGTATGATGATGATGCAAATGGGAATGACGCCATCCCAGAAGAAAATCAACCAGATGATGAAAATGATGAACAACCATCTCAAATAA
- a CDS encoding ABC transporter transmembrane domain-containing protein — translation MTVFRDLFWFFRQEKKAYITGILTLIVVAFLETIPPKVIGIVIDHIKEGTMTKAALARWIAILLAVAVMLYILRYWWRILIFGSAVKLARQIRNELYAHFTKMSPSFYQRKRIGDLMAHATNDLQAIQQTAGSGILTLVDSLTLGGFVLATMALTISWKLTIISLLPMPIMAIATSRYGTILHKRFLKAQEAFSSLNDKVQESISGIRVIKSFGYEQEDVESFRKQSEEVVAKNVAVAKIDALFDPTISLIVGISFFLAVIFGAKMVIAGELTIGELVSFTTYLGLLIWPMLAFGWLFNIVERGRASYDRVRALLAEKEEIQEADDAIAIPPTGDIVYDIKRFTYPNEIAPVLQNIRFCLRRGQTLGVVGKTGAGKTTLLKLLLREFDQYEGEIRFGGHEISEYTLDALRAAIGYVPQDHFLFSATVRENIAFAKPEASEEEVVKAAKLANIHDDIMQFADGYDTIVGERGVSLSGGQKQRISIARALLMNPEVLILDDSLSAVDAKTEERILSALKENRSGKTTIITAHRLSAIQHADFIVVLDEGRMVQMGTHEQLMQERGWYRDMYERQQLESLVEQGGEI, via the coding sequence ATGACAGTATTCCGCGATTTATTTTGGTTTTTCCGTCAAGAGAAAAAAGCGTATATAACAGGGATTCTTACCCTTATCGTCGTCGCGTTTTTAGAAACGATTCCACCCAAAGTAATTGGGATCGTGATTGATCATATCAAAGAAGGAACGATGACAAAAGCGGCGCTTGCCCGCTGGATTGCGATTTTGCTTGCCGTGGCGGTCATGTTGTATATCTTGCGCTATTGGTGGCGGATTTTAATTTTTGGTTCTGCGGTGAAACTGGCGCGTCAGATTCGCAATGAGCTATATGCCCATTTTACGAAAATGTCGCCATCTTTTTATCAGCGAAAACGGATCGGCGATTTAATGGCGCACGCGACCAATGATCTGCAGGCGATTCAGCAGACGGCGGGAAGCGGAATTTTGACGCTTGTCGACTCCTTGACGCTCGGCGGTTTCGTGCTGGCGACGATGGCGCTGACCATCAGCTGGAAATTAACGATCATCAGTTTGTTGCCAATGCCGATCATGGCGATTGCCACAAGCCGTTACGGAACGATTTTGCATAAGCGCTTTTTAAAGGCGCAAGAAGCGTTTTCGTCTTTAAACGATAAGGTGCAAGAGAGCATCAGCGGCATTCGCGTCATTAAATCGTTTGGCTATGAACAAGAGGACGTCGAATCGTTTCGCAAGCAGTCGGAAGAGGTGGTCGCGAAGAACGTGGCGGTCGCAAAAATCGACGCCTTGTTTGACCCGACGATTTCATTGATTGTCGGCATTTCCTTTTTTTTAGCGGTCATATTCGGCGCTAAAATGGTCATTGCAGGAGAATTAACGATTGGGGAACTTGTGTCGTTTACAACGTATCTTGGCTTGCTCATATGGCCGATGCTGGCGTTTGGCTGGCTGTTTAATATTGTTGAGCGGGGGCGAGCCTCCTATGACCGCGTCCGCGCGCTTCTTGCAGAGAAAGAGGAAATTCAAGAAGCAGACGATGCGATTGCCATCCCCCCAACCGGCGATATTGTCTACGACATAAAGCGATTTACATACCCGAACGAAATCGCCCCGGTTTTGCAAAATATCCGCTTTTGCCTGCGGCGCGGCCAGACGCTTGGTGTTGTCGGAAAAACGGGGGCAGGGAAAACGACGTTGCTAAAGCTGTTGCTGCGCGAATTTGACCAATATGAAGGAGAAATTCGTTTTGGCGGCCACGAAATTAGTGAATATACACTGGATGCGCTGCGTGCGGCGATTGGCTACGTGCCGCAAGACCATTTTCTATTTTCGGCGACGGTAAGGGAAAATATTGCGTTCGCCAAGCCGGAAGCGAGTGAAGAAGAAGTGGTGAAGGCGGCGAAGCTGGCCAATATCCATGACGATATTATGCAATTTGCCGATGGCTACGACACGATTGTCGGCGAGAGAGGGGTTTCTCTCTCGGGCGGCCAAAAGCAGCGGATCTCAATTGCGCGCGCGCTGCTAATGAATCCGGAAGTGCTTATTTTGGACGATTCGCTGTCGGCGGTGGACGCGAAGACGGAAGAACGGATTTTATCCGCTTTAAAAGAAAACCGTTCCGGAAAAACGACGATCATTACCGCCCACCGTTTGAGCGCGATTCAGCACGCCGACTTCATTGTTGTGCTCGATGAGGGGCGGATGGTGCAAATGGGAACGCACGAACAATTGATGCAAGAACGCGGATGGTATCGCGACATGTACGAGCGTCAGCAGCTCGAATCGTTAGTCGAACAGGGAGGAGAAATATGA
- a CDS encoding ABC transporter ATP-binding protein — protein MNDKPLTPKEQRQVLWRLLSYMRRYKKDTALAFALLVLATAGELVGPYLVKIFIDDYLTPRRLDFAPLFLLAAIYIAVLLLKTVISYFQLVKFQELALEVIQALRMDVFTKVHQLGMSYFDRTPGGSIVSRVTNDTEAIKDMFISVLAAFIQNGVFVIGVFIAMFSLNVRLALYCLFILPVIIWIMKLYRHYSSIFYKDMRERLSELNAKLNESLQGMAIIQAFRQQKRLYQEFAQINDKHYAAGMKNIKIDGLLLRPAIDFVYIVSIIVVLSFFGISAQESPVEIGVLYAFVNYLERFFEPVTQMMMRLSLYQQAIVSGARVFALLDHEELAPQNAETSTAVIQEGKIEFRDVSFSYDGKRDVLKHISFVVNPGETVALVGHTGSGKSSIINLLMRFYEFDRGDILIDGISIRDYSREELRKHIGLVLQDPFLFYGTIKDNIRMYNHSLTDEQIVKAARYVQADAFIEKLPDKYDHQVVERGATFSSGQRQLISFARTIAANPKILVLDEATANIDTETEGAIQEALAKMRKGRTTIAIAHRLSTIQDADQILVLHRGEIVERGTHQELLTQKGLYYKMYLLQNGLVDAQEYV, from the coding sequence ATGAACGATAAACCGTTAACCCCAAAAGAACAACGGCAAGTGTTATGGAGACTGCTTTCTTATATGCGCCGGTACAAGAAAGACACGGCGCTCGCCTTTGCCCTGCTTGTGCTTGCGACCGCTGGGGAGCTTGTCGGGCCATATTTAGTCAAAATATTTATCGACGACTATTTAACGCCGCGGCGCTTGGATTTTGCCCCATTGTTTTTGCTGGCGGCAATCTATATTGCCGTGCTGCTCTTGAAAACAGTGATTTCTTATTTTCAGCTCGTCAAGTTTCAAGAACTGGCGCTCGAAGTGATTCAAGCGCTGCGGATGGATGTGTTTACAAAAGTGCATCAGCTTGGCATGAGCTATTTTGACCGCACGCCGGGCGGAAGCATCGTCTCGCGCGTGACAAACGACACAGAAGCGATCAAAGACATGTTTATCAGCGTCCTTGCTGCTTTTATTCAAAACGGCGTATTTGTCATCGGCGTATTTATCGCCATGTTTTCGTTAAACGTGCGCCTTGCTCTTTATTGTTTGTTTATTTTGCCGGTCATTATTTGGATTATGAAATTGTATCGCCATTATAGTTCGATTTTTTATAAAGATATGCGCGAGCGCCTCAGCGAATTGAACGCAAAGTTAAACGAGTCGCTGCAAGGAATGGCGATCATTCAAGCGTTCCGCCAGCAAAAACGTCTTTACCAAGAATTTGCGCAAATCAACGACAAACATTATGCAGCAGGCATGAAAAACATTAAAATCGACGGCCTATTGCTGCGTCCGGCGATCGATTTCGTCTATATTGTATCGATTATCGTTGTGTTAAGCTTCTTCGGCATTTCCGCTCAAGAAAGCCCGGTGGAAATCGGGGTGCTGTACGCGTTTGTTAACTACTTGGAGCGCTTTTTCGAACCGGTGACGCAAATGATGATGCGCCTATCGCTGTACCAGCAGGCGATTGTTTCCGGCGCGCGCGTCTTTGCCCTTTTGGATCATGAAGAATTGGCGCCGCAAAATGCGGAAACATCCACAGCGGTCATTCAAGAAGGAAAAATTGAGTTTCGCGATGTCAGTTTTTCCTATGACGGGAAGCGTGATGTGCTTAAACATATTTCCTTTGTCGTCAACCCGGGAGAAACGGTCGCCCTTGTCGGGCATACCGGAAGCGGGAAAAGTTCGATTATTAATTTGTTAATGCGCTTTTACGAATTTGACCGCGGCGATATTCTCATTGATGGCATATCGATTCGCGATTATTCGCGTGAAGAGCTGCGCAAACATATCGGCCTTGTGCTGCAAGACCCGTTTCTCTTTTACGGGACGATTAAAGACAACATCCGCATGTACAACCATTCATTAACCGATGAACAAATCGTCAAAGCCGCCCGCTACGTGCAAGCGGATGCGTTTATTGAAAAGCTGCCGGACAAATACGACCATCAAGTAGTGGAAAGAGGGGCTACTTTCTCAAGCGGGCAGCGGCAGCTAATCTCTTTTGCGCGCACGATCGCGGCAAATCCGAAAATATTGGTGCTGGACGAAGCGACGGCCAATATTGATACGGAAACGGAAGGAGCGATTCAAGAGGCGCTCGCAAAAATGCGGAAAGGTCGGACGACAATTGCGATTGCCCACCGGCTGTCCACGATCCAAGACGCCGACCAAATTCTCGTGCTCCATCGAGGCGAAATTGTCGAACGGGGGACGCACCAAGAGCTGCTGACACAAAAAGGGCTGTATTATAAAATGTATTTATTGCAAAATGGCCTAGTAGATGCACAAGAGTACGTATAA
- a CDS encoding Spo0E family sporulation regulatory protein-aspartic acid phosphatase, whose translation MIQNEILTLIEQKRMELVEIVAKNGLNSAAAIQISKELDSLLNAYNRQKRKQKSASQS comes from the coding sequence GTGATTCAAAACGAAATTTTAACATTAATTGAGCAAAAGCGGATGGAGCTTGTAGAAATTGTCGCGAAAAACGGATTGAACTCGGCCGCCGCCATTCAAATAAGCAAGGAACTTGATTCGCTTCTGAACGCTTATAACCGGCAAAAGCGTAAGCAAAAAAGCGCTTCCCAATCTTAG
- a CDS encoding cytochrome c biogenesis CcdA family protein, whose product MTDVNVFLAFGAGFLSFISPCCLPLYPAFLSYITGVSVSELKTENAMMQRRSLLHTLFFLLGFSLIFISIGFGTSFIGRWFSEYQDFIRQIGAILIVVFGLMIVGIWKPTFLMKDRRLSFQERPSGYIGSIIIGMAFAAGWTPCTGPILVSVIALAAINPGSGMLYMLAYSLGFAVPFFILSFFIGKLQWIRNHSEKMVKVGGYVMIAMGIVLFFDWMTKIIAYTTSIFGGFAGF is encoded by the coding sequence ATGACGGATGTCAATGTGTTTTTGGCGTTTGGCGCCGGCTTTTTATCGTTTATTTCTCCGTGTTGCCTGCCCTTGTACCCGGCATTTTTATCCTATATTACCGGGGTATCGGTAAGTGAGCTAAAAACGGAGAATGCGATGATGCAGCGGCGCAGTTTATTGCATACCCTGTTTTTCCTGCTTGGATTTTCACTGATTTTTATTTCGATCGGATTTGGCACCTCGTTTATCGGCCGATGGTTTAGCGAATATCAAGATTTCATTCGGCAAATCGGCGCCATTCTTATTGTGGTTTTTGGTCTGATGATTGTCGGAATATGGAAGCCAACTTTTTTAATGAAAGACCGCCGTCTTTCTTTTCAAGAACGTCCTTCCGGTTACATCGGCTCGATCATTATCGGCATGGCGTTTGCGGCGGGATGGACGCCGTGCACCGGCCCGATTTTAGTGTCGGTCATTGCTTTGGCGGCGATCAATCCTGGATCGGGAATGCTGTACATGCTCGCTTATTCGCTAGGCTTTGCTGTGCCGTTTTTTATTCTTTCTTTCTTTATTGGAAAGTTGCAATGGATCCGCAATCATAGCGAGAAAATGGTGAAAGTCGGCGGATATGTCATGATTGCGATGGGGATTGTCCTCTTTTTCGATTGGATGACAAAAATTATTGCGTACACGACAAGCATTTTTGGGGGATTTGCTGGCTTCTAA
- a CDS encoding response regulator — MATILIVDDAKFMRVTLTKILQKANHTVIGEAENGKEAVELYRRLNPDIVILDITMPVMNGIGAVRAIKQMDRNAKIIICSAMGQQRMVVEAIEAGAADFIVKPFEESRVLEAVSRLL, encoded by the coding sequence ATGGCTACCATTCTCATTGTTGATGATGCGAAGTTTATGAGAGTAACGTTGACGAAAATTTTGCAAAAAGCGAATCATACTGTCATCGGTGAAGCGGAAAACGGAAAAGAAGCAGTGGAGTTATATCGCCGTTTAAATCCAGATATTGTCATCCTTGATATTACGATGCCGGTGATGAATGGGATCGGTGCGGTGCGTGCGATCAAACAAATGGATCGAAATGCGAAAATCATTATTTGTTCGGCCATGGGGCAGCAGCGCATGGTCGTAGAGGCGATTGAGGCGGGCGCCGCCGATTTTATTGTAAAGCCGTTTGAAGAAAGCCGCGTGCTTGAAGCGGTCAGCCGTTTACTATAA
- a CDS encoding CcdC family protein produces the protein MAIITSIIAVFMAFLIFFVRMKASKKPTNVKKIILPPIFMSTGMLMFLDPVFRVTKGELLEAIVLGAFFSIFLIKTSKFEIRDGEIYLKRSKAFALILIVLILIRLALKAYLGRTIDYHQLSGMFYLLAFSMIVPWRIAMYISYKKLARNLKHRPPILTT, from the coding sequence TTGGCTATCATAACATCAATCATTGCGGTTTTCATGGCATTTCTCATATTCTTCGTGCGCATGAAAGCATCGAAAAAACCGACAAACGTGAAGAAAATTATTTTGCCGCCGATATTTATGAGCACTGGGATGCTTATGTTTTTGGATCCTGTTTTCCGCGTGACGAAAGGCGAGCTGCTTGAGGCGATTGTGCTCGGAGCGTTTTTTTCCATCTTTCTTATTAAAACGTCGAAATTTGAAATTAGAGATGGCGAAATTTATTTGAAGCGTTCGAAAGCATTTGCGCTTATTTTAATCGTGTTGATCCTCATTCGCCTCGCATTGAAAGCTTATTTAGGCCGAACGATCGATTACCACCAGTTAAGCGGCATGTTTTATTTGCTCGCTTTTTCGATGATTGTGCCGTGGCGCATTGCTATGTATATTTCTTATAAAAAACTAGCGCGGAACTTAAAACATCGGCCGCCGATTTTAACGACATAA
- a CDS encoding DUF2621 domain-containing protein, producing the protein MLTGWFLWFILFWSVFLLVTMSIGGFFMFRKFLKRLPKEDGKSELDWQEYYIEQTRHLWGEEEKALLEELVRPVPELFRDVARQKIAGKIGELALQENASRITKDLIIRGYIIATPKRDHKFLIRTLKEKQINIAPYEHLLQSK; encoded by the coding sequence ATGCTAACAGGCTGGTTTCTATGGTTTATTTTGTTTTGGAGCGTATTTTTGCTTGTCACGATGTCGATCGGCGGCTTTTTTATGTTTCGCAAATTTTTAAAGCGGTTGCCGAAAGAAGACGGGAAATCGGAATTAGACTGGCAGGAATATTATATTGAACAGACGCGGCATTTATGGGGAGAAGAAGAGAAAGCGCTTTTAGAGGAGCTCGTCAGGCCGGTTCCTGAGCTGTTTCGCGATGTTGCCCGGCAAAAAATTGCCGGAAAAATCGGGGAGTTAGCGCTGCAGGAAAACGCCTCCCGAATCACAAAAGATTTAATTATCCGCGGCTATATTATCGCCACCCCAAAACGCGACCATAAGTTTTTAATCCGCACGTTAAAAGAAAAACAAATCAATATTGCCCCTTATGAGCATCTGTTGCAAAGTAAATAG
- a CDS encoding cell wall hydrolase translates to MKKTVATLAVVCCMAFGLTSHSTEAATSYTYYHVKKGDTFSKLAKTYKTTISALKSLNGRKSDALYEGETIKVPQLAAASCAESKTGSSSKNRTILISAEERKLLAQLVQAETGFSEPFAGKVEVALVVFNRVKNPAFPKTVKGVIYQKTKSGYAFVPVRTGKLTHIQPTKEDYAAVDKALSLFPNDHRGSLYFYNPKITKDKWMLSRPVTIRIGHHVFAR, encoded by the coding sequence ATGAAGAAAACTGTTGCAACACTCGCAGTAGTTTGCTGTATGGCCTTTGGTTTGACTTCGCATTCCACAGAAGCGGCAACCTCGTATACATACTATCACGTAAAGAAAGGCGATACATTTTCAAAGCTTGCCAAAACATATAAAACTACTATTTCGGCATTAAAATCATTAAATGGCCGCAAAAGCGATGCTCTTTATGAGGGCGAGACAATTAAAGTGCCTCAGCTTGCCGCAGCTTCATGCGCAGAGTCGAAAACGGGCTCTTCCTCCAAAAATCGGACGATTTTGATTAGCGCCGAAGAGCGAAAACTGTTGGCACAGCTTGTCCAAGCGGAAACCGGCTTTAGCGAGCCGTTTGCCGGAAAAGTGGAAGTCGCGCTCGTCGTTTTCAATCGCGTCAAAAATCCTGCTTTTCCAAAGACGGTCAAAGGTGTCATTTATCAAAAAACAAAATCAGGCTATGCGTTTGTACCAGTAAGAACAGGGAAGCTTACCCACATTCAGCCGACAAAGGAGGATTACGCTGCGGTCGATAAGGCGCTATCGCTGTTTCCGAACGACCATCGCGGTTCGCTCTACTTTTATAATCCGAAAATCACAAAAGATAAATGGATGCTGTCAAGACCGGTCACGATCCGAATCGGGCATCATGTGTTTGCGAGATAA